GAAGTGTTGACAGCTAGCttgccagcacacacaaacctctggaTTAGCAAACTATAATAGCTAACTAAAGTTAAGAAGTTATAACATTAACTTAACGTCAGTTATAACCATCAGACAGCTTGTCCAACTTAAACGACTACTTCTTCAGCAAGGAAATATCACCAAAAGTAGCAAAATAATCAACTTGTAGAATGTTATATCTCAGTAGTCAGCCTTCTGACAACAGGCTAACACACATTAACGTTAACTGAATAGGAGACGATTATCGTTAGCAAAGTCCTGATTAATAACTACACCAAAAAGATACTACCAATATTATACATCTAATCTAACCAAACTAAAAGGCTAACACTACCCTAGCAAACATGACTGATACAGGGAAACGATATTGTATGAATTAGCAAGCAAAGGAAATGTTGGCGTCTAAGTTAATGGTTGAGAATGTTCTGTCGTTACTTGAATAACAGCTtctgcaattttaacacaaatGCAACAGGGCGTGCTGCTATTTGCATTAATCCATAGTTACCTTGTTTGTTAGCCTTATTTAGGAAAGCCATTAGCTGTATAATGCAAATATTTGTATGCTTCCCCTTCGTGTTAAcgcaagctaacgttagctgataTAGCTTTTAAGCTAACTGCTAGTAAGATTAGCTACTTACAATGTACTCCCGAACTTGGCTGTGGAAATTTTGCTCTCTGATGGTAACATCGTCGTCTTCCATACTTCATATTGAATATGCGCATCACTTAGTCATAAAACTAAAATGAACATTTTCTTATCAAATGTATCTTCCACAACAGTGGGTTTAAAGCTGGAGGATCACCCCTTTACAATCCGTTACCAACACTGACAGAGACCGCTCAGTTTTGCACCGCCAGAGAAACGACTCAAAATAAATGACGTCATCAGACCACGACAACATGAAACGCCTAACGGTTGTGAATAGAGAAGCATCAAGAAAAGAGACTGTTTCCGTTTTATTCATTACAATCAGTTTAATCATTAACCAGCGCCGAAAAAGTGCTGAATTAGGTTATCGGTGATATGAGTGAATGCGTAATTAAATTTTAAATAAGATGGATCTTTTAAGCTTAATTGTGGATATACTGGGCGACGGCGATTACTCTGAGGATTTGTAAACTTGAAATACGGAAATACCATGAGAGGTTGGTGTCGTTGACTTCATGTGTAGCTGTCCAATGATGGCTGCCTCCGTGTTTGTACACATGTGTTGACGAATTATCTCAGTTAGTGTTGTATTTGCCGATAACTGACATTGTTGTGGTCTCTAAACTGTTTCCACGAGATACTTGTGATTTTCTGACACGGAGATAAACATTAGTTGATCTGTAACATCACCTGTTAAATTGAATTTTGAAGAGTGGGACGCGTCTCAATTAGTTTGCTAGCGACCGTAAACATGAAACCAAAAGCAAGACAAGGTAAAAAGAAAGGAGGTAAGTTTAATTCTGACGATAAACTAACGCGGTACATGACATCAGTTAAAGATTATGTTGAGAGTAAAGGGGGTGCCACGGAGACAGGGCATGGTCAAAGATTTAACTTTGTCATGAAGAAAAGTCGAAAAGAGGTACGTAAGGAGAAACGCAAAATGAAGAAGGCTAAAATGAGGGACAGTCATATGAGAAATTCGCTGTCTACGGATGCCAATAAGGTGCAGCTAGGTAAAAGTAATACACTGTCATTGGAAAAGAAGCAAGACAAGGGTATGAAGGGTGAAAGCAAAAAAGCCACTGAACGCACCAAGCTCTCTCGAAATGTTGGGCAAAACAAGGCAAATAATGAAACTGAAGAAGTACACGTCGACTCGAAGGACATAATGgccaaggagagaaaaatgtatGAGTTCCAGTTAAACGAAAGTAATAAACAGGCTCTAATTGATGCCAACGTCGACGAAGACAAAGAAATCAAGAGACTTGAGAAGCTTCTTGGGTTCAACAAGCGAAGGAATAAAAAGACTCTCCCTCAGTCTTTTTCTGTAGACGGGCTTGATTACATTTTAGGGGCTTTGGACTCAGGTGCTGCAGGAATGGACGATAGTGATGATGAAGCTGGTGTCGCCAAAGCAAAAGATAACTTGGAGAACCTGGAGGACAGTGAATCAGAATTGTCAGGTGAtaaggatgatgaagatgagagTTTAGATGATGACAttcaggaagaggaagatgatcaTGATGACATTCAGGAAGATGATGatggcgaggaggaggaggatgatgatgaagaagagggagaagtggaAAGGATGGAAACCattgaagaggaagatgaggaggaggaggaggaaaatgaagaagagatggaggaggaggatgatccAGATGAGTCTCAGGAGAAGAGTGATGGAGGCATAGAAGAACACCTCACTCCAGAAGAACAGAGCACATCTGACGAAAGTAATAAACCAGTAAGTCCCTGTATTTAATAGTCATTTTGTAAGTCTATATTTGCATTCAAAGATGAAGTTATTAAAATGCAACTTTTGTTTGTGAAGACCACTTTGTCATCAGCAAAGTACATCCCTCCTCATCTACGATGTGCTATGGACAGCAAGCGCAAAGTTGAGCTGGAGAAACTGAAGAAGAATGTCAAAGGACTAGTGAACAGGTAAGCTAACTGGAACTACATTATCTGGGACTGTTCTGTCTGGAACTCTCAATGGTCTCTATGTCCACAGGGAAAATTACTTGAATCAGTACTTAGAACCCTAAAATGTGGTCCAAATCTCAATATTTTGAGGTCTCTCCACTTTAAGAACTTGTACTCCTTATTGTTTAAGAGACTTGAATGACTAGTCAAGCACTATATTGTGCAATTATATTGCAGCAACGTGCATGTGAGATGCATTTATTCCGTGACTTTCATCGACAGTTTCTCAGTGGAATTTTTCATACATTATCCCTGCAACATCTACCATAGTCATATACTTTAGTGACAGTGTGATGTCTTTGTTGCAATTGGCAGACTGAGTGAGGCCAACCTGGCGTCCATCAGTGGACAACTGGAGGAGCTCTACATGAGCTGCAGCAGGAAGGACATGAATGACACCCTGACTGATATACTGCTGGCCGCCTGCGTCACCCCTGCCCTCATGCCCGACAGGTACAGACTTTTAAAGCTGTGGGTTTTGatctattttctctctgttgtctACTCCCAAGCAGCCTCTTGGAGGTGGACTCCAAATTAGGCCCAAGGGATCACCAGTTGCTGCCAAAGGTGTAGGGACTTTGGAGAAGGATGTAGATTTAGATCTCCATTTACTTTGATGAATGTGGAGAAGTTGGGAGTCAGGAAGGAGTACAGTTGATTACCTCAGGCAGCATGTGCTTGCCTACATTGCCACTACAAATTTTAGTATTTCTGTGTATAGTCAAACTCAGTTTGTTAACTTTTTAGCTAGATACAATTATTTGTGTTGGTTTGGGAAAATGCACACTAGGGAGAAATAGCTCCTCCTCAACACATGAATTATATGGGTCTAGTACAATCATACGTAATGACCATTTTCTGGCTTCATTTGCAGTCCTGGCATTCTGTTTATGATGTATGCTCATGCAACACATCAGTGAAGAAACCTTCACATATACCCTGCTCTCTAGTGTCTTAATTTAATTCAGTTTCAAGCTGAAATTTTACTTTGATTACATTAAGTTTTAAAACTATTAGCAGGTGAGATCTTGATTAGCCTATTTATGCAATCATGGTTTCCTCTTTTTTAGGCTAATTCTAGGCCTAGTAGTTCATGTTTAAACATTTGAATGGCAAAACATTTTTAGGTGTGTTTTGCCATTTGGTTATGTTCTGCTCACCTCATCACACATTCAGAAAAGGCGTGTGTTCACTGGATCTGGTGACTACTAATAGAATTTCAACGCATTTGAACAGTAATCCTCTTAAGGAATACTCTGTGCTTGCCTTGTTTTTTGCAAGTACAGTCggcacccctggtcaaaatGTTTGTTACTGTGAATAGCTAAGTGATTAAACGATGACCTGATTTCTCAAAAAGCATACAGttaaaatatttcatattttacagttttaaaatacctctttttttaaaacctaaaatatttcatattttacagttttaaaatacctttttttttaaaaaacctTCAGCTTCCGCCTCTTGAGGTAGTCCATTGTGGATTTTGAGGTGTGTTGAGGAAcgttatcctcttttttttatagactttcaaaatgtgttgccatttaatttaattaattcttCCCTCTACCAGTAAAAGGTTCCCCCATGCCACTGGCTGCAACACAAGCCCAAAGCATGATCAATTCACCCCATGCGaaactatggagtttctggagccgccagctcgggggctactttctgctggactattcagtaacttattggctgtcttgctttgtcttgtgttgcacttgcttgatgtttgactgtgttaggaaagttgttggcaagctagccaacatagctatcacaataacattacaaagaagccgagcacttattactagcatcaatgtccaagcatGTTATAACAatcttgctaacatcgctaacaaGATGTCTTGCTAGTggctaaacttagcgaaacctgttgaaatttgcttactttgtttatgacaaactagcgagtcaacaactttcctaacacaatcaaacatcaagcaagtgcaacacaagaaaAAGCAAGACGGctaataagttactgaatagtccagcagaaagtagccccctacctggcggctccagaaactccatagtttCCATTTGATTTGCCTTTCCAGCTATCCTATGTGCACTTCTATCGGAGAGTTTCTTGGTCTTTGAGACCTTAACTtgaccacctcctccttctcctgctttGTGGGCATAAATTACTTTATTTCATGAGAGTACTAGGCAGCTGCTTAGAGGAGCCCTTTGCTACTGATTGTTGGGACAAGGATTAATGAGTCAGAGTTTTTATAAGGTTTTGAAGTTTGCATCACCTGGCCTTTCTGTAATAATGATTGTGAACAAGCCATAGCCGTAACAAGCTGATTAAGGTCTGAGACCTTGGTAATGGTTATCTGAGAGCTCAGATCCCTTGGAGCGCCCAAACCTTTGCATGGTGCTCCTTTCTGTTTTTTCACTCACCTTTTTGCACAAATTGTACAACCAACAACATTTAAATGTTGAAAATAATGTTTCATCTTTAACTTCCTGCTTTTTAGAGATCTGTTCATCATCTACTCATTTAGCTATTCACAGGAACAGAGATTTTGACCAGAGGTGCCCAAACATTTGCATGACACGTGAGCGAGACCAGTGGACACTGTGTCAGCCTTGTCTCCATTTATTGAGTGTTGTGACCTTTTTTAGCGGGTACTATGTCTTAGTCAATAGAGGTAAAATGAGGACCGATAGGAAAAAAAGCATTTTCAAGTGTTGTTTGGTGAAGAAGTGTTCTCTAATACTCAACAGGCTTCTCATGGAACACGTTCTACTGGTCAGCGTTCTGCATTACACTGTGGGCCTGGAGGTAAGTTCTGTCCCAGGATGCCTTTCTTTGTATCAGGTGCTTGGATAAGTTATTTTGAAGATTGTTTTGGATACATTCTTATTTCATTGCTAGTTACAGGCGGCGTTACATGAAGAAGAGCACAGCAACAGCTTATGTAGAGTTaggcagtggtgtataaagtacccaaaagccatacttgagtaaaagtaaagataccttactggaaaatgactcaagtaaaagtaaccttttagaatactacttgagtaaaagtcttaaagtatctgatctttactgtacttaagtatcaaaagtaattttctgatattaaatgtacttaagtattgaaagtaaaagtacaagtaaatgctgttaataaaaaaagcaaagggtcagaattttgaagtttattccgactagaatgagcatacttataaactgggccttatttgaacacaatttcaacacaataggcaatactaaagcagcaccgaaagtaacaacccagtcattacttgaaactgaaaaatattttgttcatctttaaacaaaacgtcccaaaaagtcattatgaattttttaaatgtttatctttgtaacattttgtgaatgggctcctgagtatgccaaggtatgcataaggcacaacctgagagcaataacctggcgatctcatacaaagccatagcattacatcaggatcatcagttttacaagcaagttatcggtacagtgactgtgaaatactttcagcaacatgcacacacatcccttgaacaataacgttactagcaggtattttgctccacactgctacgttactgtactgtactttagattgtcaccatcctagctagctagctagatacctcgccagagatggaataaagaataagaataaataatctttgtaggttattagctagcttgaaatattatatacagatcttacccagcggtgaaagaacatgactacaaggttgtgctgctggcatttaatgaagaggtcgtggggtttctaattttttgattgtatgcttttgcttcgattattgttgtgtcccctttgttgttgatcttaatgttttggatatatccttccactgcatattgcagtccattttgccttgatctggaggatatcgcggagattttactccaaaaagaatcactgacactgacagacagtatagtgcatgaacgagttcaaaagacgtagcaacagtaactaagaggacggggcttttgcgaacggccaatagcgcattaacgtgcgctaggaccactgattcgccaaacctgcttgcagtctgtgttctaccacagtccccgacgttggtctcgtcactctcatgataatttttttttctaaagatgatttgattttgtaacgaaggtttcaggggaaatgtatcggagtaaaagtatcagttttctttgcaaaatgtagcgaagtaaaagtaaaagtaaacagaaatataagtagtaaagtaaagtacagatatccaaaaaaacgacttaagtacagtaacgaagtatttctacttcgttactatacaacactggaGTTAGGGAATATCAAAAGATTGGGTATTTGTGTAGCTAATAATTAATATAGTGATaatatagtttttatttttggttTTAAGGAGTATATTGtattatgcattatgttcaGTATGCAGGAACAGTGTAAACACACTCAGGAATGGACAATCGTTTATTTCATAGGTAGGGGCACAGTTTCTGGAGACGGTGGTCCGCAAGTTCGATGAGCTCTACAAGCTGCCCAGAGAGGGCAAGGAGTGCGACAACCTGGTGGCAATGGTGGCCCACCTCTACCACTTCCAGGTGGTGCATCCCCTCCTCATCTTCGACATCCTCAAGAAGCTGGTTGGTGCCTTCTCAGAGAAGGACATCGAGCTGGTGCTCTTTGttttgaagacggtgggctttGCTCTCAGGAAAGACGACCCTTTGGCCCTGAAGGAGCTCATCTCGGAAGCCCAGCACAAGGCCAGTGACGCCGGGACCAAGTTTAAAGATCAGACACGGGTAAAGATAACCGCAGAGGCTCTTGGCCTGAAGAAAGATTGTAATCCTGAGTATAGTGTATGAATCAGATAAAATAAGCTTAATATTGTAATTCATCAATTTACCACACATActattatacattatatttaATCTTTGATTAGACAGTCAAAATGCAAGTGGATTTGTGCTTAGATATTTTTGGTTTCTTcacttaaagatgcagtctggaggatttagggggatctattagcagaaatgaaATATTGTGAATTGTATTTTCACGTGTAACTatgaattgttgtgttttcgttCGAATGACCCCTTCACATCTACATACcgagcgggtcctcttccacggagtcTGCCATGTTGCGTTTGCCATATTCCTACAGTGGCCCAGAAAGGACAAACCAAAAACTCTTGCTCTAGAGAAAGCCTTTCATGTTTTTATGGCTTTTGACAATCAGCGTAGGTTCTCAAACATATTTGAAAAGAGAGgagtattcagttggttgcaattcagcaacctcaccattAGATGCCGCTAAATCCTACACAATGCCCCTTTAACCCCATTGTGGATTATTAAGTCTGTCAACTACACATTTAAACCAGATTTAATAATGTTTAAAGAAGAAGTATTGATGATtgattgataaaaaaaattgtgttttgTCCTTTGTGTCAAGTTTTCTTCATGTGGACTCATTGCtgatttgtgtgctttgtgtgcatatgtaggtGCGTTTCATGCTGGAGACCATGATGGCCCTGAAAAACAATGACATGAGGAAGATTCCTGGCTATGACCCAGAGCCAGTGGAGAAACTGAGGAAACTGCAAAAGACGCTGGTAAGTGAAAGCCGCCTCTGCTTACTGTACGGAAATACTCACAGTGAACCTTAATGTTTAGTGGTAGTTTATAGGCGATATGAAGCTGTAGACTATAGCCTTTCTGAGCACTAGAGGGCAGTTTGACTCCACTTTTGCAGCGCCTTTCCTGATGCAACCCAAGAGCCACCAACAAATGTCAAAGCTACAATAATGCTGCCAATCAGCCATTTTAATTACTATCTAATAAATTTGCCTagtgagtgagcaaaaaaaaacaaccagaaCGTTTCCTTAAATTCAGTCTCATTTCATACCAGCGCTGACAGATGTAAGGGAGACCTCGTTgtcattgtttgtgtatttgtttgagtatgtTGTTGAGTTTTGTGTCCCTAAGGGGTGTTTCACATCATGGGCTTTTATCACTTTACCTTGGGCTAGTGTCAGGGATGAACTTCAGTTTTCCTCCATACACTATCTTTGATTCTAACTGGTTAGCTCAGTGATGTCCCCAAGCAATCTAGAAATTGTTTCGGTGTGTGGACATCATGACGATCCTCTTGCAGTTACTATTAATGGCAACAACAttcattatctgtgttttatcGAGCTCTGTTTAGTGTTCGTTCTACACATTATCTGTTTCAGGACTGACCTGTCCTTACCTAAGTGATGTGATTTATTGACCGTAGCTATTTCTGTGTACAGATCCATCGCACTGCATCAGGCAGTGATTTGAAGCTGAGGGTCTCCCTCGAGAATCTTCTGGAAGCTGATCAGGTGGGCCGCTGGTGGATTGTGGGTTCATCGTGGAGCGGGGCGCCCATGATTGGAGGCCAAAGCAGcaagacatcacagcaaacCACCTCTGGACAGGTATGTTCTCCAAGAATATGTATGTGAAAAGGCACACTAAAAAAGTGACATTCATGTAATGTTCAGGGTTGGTTTGACCTTAAATTCTGTATGTTAAGGTATATAAAGGTGTTATTTGTACTATTCAAAGAAAGTGAACTActttgtggttgtgtttgtttgtaaatttcaaacattattttaaagtattcagtttgtttttcttgtagtAAAAGGATGACATGATAAAGGCTGCTTCACTTGCAAAAACACTGTAGTGTTAATTACTGTATGTTTTCTGGCTCCTGCAATATGGAATGCATGGTGTCCATCTGGATGTAACACAGAAAGCAATGTTGTCCCTTTCATTACGGTGCTGCATTGTATGGGATGGTTGGCAACATGTAGGCTACTGCCTATAATTTACCTAAAAAGGGGTCCAACCCATCAGCCTGGCTTAATTTTAAATTGCAAGTCTAGTTTGACCTTGAACACAATCCAGTATTTTTTCCTCTGCCTCCAGTTTAGCAGTAAGGTCCTGGAGTTGGCACGGAAGCAGAGAATGAACACCGACATCAGGAGAAATATCTTCTGTGTCATCATGACCAGTGAGGACTACCTGGATGCATTTGAGAAGCTTCTGAGGTAAGCTCTGCGTTGCTTTTCTGATGTGCGCTGTCTTCAttttgaaatgtagtggagttTATCTGTGGTGGTCATAGATTCAATTATTTTTGTCTTTAAGCCTTGGTCTGTTTATAAACTTGAATTTTTGTCAGATTAACAAGCCAAATACTCAAGATCTAATGTTGCTGTCATGTCACATGGAGAAATGTGTCACAAGGTGGCAGTAATGGCACAGTATTTATTGTGGATACAATATATGTGTCCTTTCCCTCCTTTTGTCAGGCTCGGATTGAAGGatcagcaggagagggagatagtgCACGTCCTCATGGACTGCTGTCTGCAAGAGAAGGCTTTTAATGCCTTTTACGCCGTTCTGGGAGAGAAGTTGTGTTCTCACGACCGCCGGTTTCAGGTATGCAGAGCCTGCCTTTCAACAGCTGAGTCACACCATAGATATAtcatgtctctgtctttagagctCTTCATTAGTCAGGGACAGATATATCCTGTCTATGGccatctctgtctttagagCTCTTCATTAGTCAGTTTTATCAATCAGGGACCGATATATcctgtctctgtccatctctgtct
The nucleotide sequence above comes from Clupea harengus unplaced genomic scaffold, Ch_v2.0.2, whole genome shotgun sequence. Encoded proteins:
- the nom1 gene encoding nucleolar MIF4G domain-containing protein 1 isoform X2 yields the protein MKPKARQGKKKGGKFNSDDKLTRYMTSVKDYVESKGGATETGHGQRFNFVMKKSRKEVRKEKRKMKKAKMRDSHMRNSLSTDANKVQLGKSNTLSLEKKQDKGMKGESKKATERTKLSRNVGQNKANNETEEVHVDSKDIMAKERKMYEFQLNESNKQALIDANVDEDKEIKRLEKLLGFNKRRNKKTLPQSFSVDGLDYILGALDSGAAGMDDSDDEAGVAKAKDNLENLEDSESELSGDKDDEDESLDDDIQEEEDDHDDIQEDDDGEEEEDDDEEEGEVERMETIEEEDEEEEEENEEEMEEEDDPDESQEKSDGGIEEHLTPEEQSTSDESNKPTTLSSAKYIPPHLRCAMDSKRKVELEKLKKNVKGLVNRLSEANLASISGQLEELYMSCSRKDMNDTLTDILLAACVTPALMPDRLLMEHVLLVSVLHYTVGLEVGAQFLETVVRKFDELYKLPREGKECDNLVAMVAHLYHFQVVHPLLIFDILKKLVGAFSEKDIELVLFVLKTVGFALRKDDPLALKELISEAQHKASDAGTKFKDQTRVRFMLETMMALKNNDMRKIPGYDPEPVEKLRKLQKTLIHRTASGSDLKLRVSLENLLEADQVGRWWIVGSSWSGAPMIGGQSSKTSQQTTSGQFSSKVLELARKQRMNTDIRRNIFCVIMTSEDYLDAFEKLLRLGLKDQQEREIVHVLMDCCLQEKAFNAFYAVLGEKLCSHDRRFQATTPTLFFSSHLHCDI
- the nom1 gene encoding nucleolar MIF4G domain-containing protein 1 isoform X1, which produces MKPKARQGKKKGGKFNSDDKLTRYMTSVKDYVESKGGATETGHGQRFNFVMKKSRKEVRKEKRKMKKAKMRDSHMRNSLSTDANKVQLGKSNTLSLEKKQDKGMKGESKKATERTKLSRNVGQNKANNETEEVHVDSKDIMAKERKMYEFQLNESNKQALIDANVDEDKEIKRLEKLLGFNKRRNKKTLPQSFSVDGLDYILGALDSGAAGMDDSDDEAGVAKAKDNLENLEDSESELSGDKDDEDESLDDDIQEEEDDHDDIQEDDDGEEEEDDDEEEGEVERMETIEEEDEEEEEENEEEMEEEDDPDESQEKSDGGIEEHLTPEEQSTSDESNKPTTLSSAKYIPPHLRCAMDSKRKVELEKLKKNVKGLVNRLSEANLASISGQLEELYMSCSRKDMNDTLTDILLAACVTPALMPDRLLMEHVLLVSVLHYTVGLEVGAQFLETVVRKFDELYKLPREGKECDNLVAMVAHLYHFQVVHPLLIFDILKKLVGAFSEKDIELVLFVLKTVGFALRKDDPLALKELISEAQHKASDAGTKFKDQTRVRFMLETMMALKNNDMRKIPGYDPEPVEKLRKLQKTLIHRTASGSDLKLRVSLENLLEADQVGRWWIVGSSWSGAPMIGGQSSKTSQQTTSGQFSSKVLELARKQRMNTDIRRNIFCVIMTSEDYLDAFEKLLRLGLKDQQEREIVHVLMDCCLQEKAFNAFYAVLGEKLCSHDRRFQMTFQFSLWDKFKELGNISSSTFSNLVLLVAHLLQKKSLSISILKAIEFGELDKPKVKFLRQVLTKLLKETEPEDLVNIFGRISGMPKLGMLREGLKLFISHFLLKNAQSLGNAEQATLLTERAEVATKAMEAREAKLKL